In one window of Miscanthus floridulus cultivar M001 chromosome 12, ASM1932011v1, whole genome shotgun sequence DNA:
- the LOC136495586 gene encoding uncharacterized protein: MDHYSLKYLLDQRLTTIPQHHWVGKLLGFDFTVEYKAGTTNMVADALSRWDTKDAAVGMVLAVSGPWFDFISRLCHAQATDLALVAVHDKLTADTRTAPWAITDGLVTFEGRLYIPPSSPLL; this comes from the coding sequence ATGGACCACTACAGCCTCAAGTacctcctcgaccagcgcctcACCACGATCCCGCAACATCATTGGGTCGGCAAGCTATTGGGCTTTGACTTCACAGTGGAGTACAAGGCCGGCACGACGAACATGGTGGCTGACGCTCTATCCCGGTGGGACACCAAGGATGCGGCGGTGGGCATGGTCCTAGCGGTCTCTGGGCCCTGGTTCGACTTCATTAGTCGTCTCTGCCATGCACAAGCCACGGACCTAGCCCTGGTGGCTGTGCACGACAAGCTCACCGCCGACACCCGGACTGCACCGTGGGCGATCACAGATGGCCTCGTCACCTTTGAGGGCCGGCTGTACATACCGCCGTCGTCACCGCTATTGTAG
- the LOC136495585 gene encoding uncharacterized protein has protein sequence MDVLHVPSYAKYIKDIISNKRSLPSMEVIKLTKECSAAILDFPKKKDSGCPTISCSIRIQYFNQALCDLGASISIMPKAVFDKLNLTQLTPTPMMLQLANSTVRYPAGIAEDIPVKIRDCYIPLDFVVLDMEVAKESTLILG, from the coding sequence ATGGACGTCTTACATGTACCTTCCTAtgccaagtacatcaaggacatcatcAGCAACAAGCGATCACTACCATCCATGGAGGTCATCAAGCTAACAAAAGAGTGTAGCGCTGCTATACTCGACTTTCCTAAAAAGAAGGATTCTGGGTGCCCCACAATCTCATGTTCCATCAGGATCCAATATTTCAACCAAGCCTTATGCGACCTTGGGGCTAGCATAAGCATTATGCCTAAGGCCGTCTTCGACAAGCTGAACCTCACACAACTAACACCAACACCAATGATGCTCCAGCTTGCCAATTCAACGGTTCGCTACCCGGCAGGGATAGCCGAAGACATTCCGGTAAAAATCCGGGATTGCTACATCCCTCTTGACTTTGTGGTGCTCGACATGGAGGTTGCTAAAGAATCGACCCTCATCCTTGGATGA